The window TAAAATGGTCGATGTCTCGGACAAGGCGGTCACGGCACGTACGGCCATCGCCAAATCCTCCATCATCGTCAATGAAACGATCCACTCCCAAATAACGGAGGGAACGAACAAGAAAGGCGACGTCTTCGCGGTTGCCCAAGTGGCGGCCATCATGGCGGCCAAAAACACGGCGAACATCATCCCGATGTGCCATCCGCTGCCATTGACAGGGATCGACGTCCGGTTTGATTGGAAAATTGATGAAGATGCCAAGCACTTCGAAGTCCTGATCCAAGCCGAGGTGAAAACGAAAGGCTTGACCGGGGTTGAAATGGAAGCCCTCACAGCAGCCTCAGTTGCGGCGCTCACCATCTACGATATGTGTAAAGCTGCGGGCAAAGAAATGATCATCGGCCCGACGATGCTGCTGAAAAAGACTGGCGGCAAAAATGGCGATTTCCAACGGGAAGGATAAGTCCTATTCCGTAAGATGCTTTTTTAATTCATGCACAATATGATGGATTTCCGGCAAGATTAACTTCTCCATCGCCAAGGCAACCGCCTTCGAGGAACCGGGCAGAACGAAGACCGCCTGGTTCTGGACGGTGCCCGCGGTCGCCCGGCTTAATAAAGCCTTTGATCCGACATCCTCCGTGTAGCTGACATAACGGAACAGTTCACCGAAACCGTCCAATGTTTTCGTAAAAAAAGGTGACACCGTTTCGATCGTGACATCGCGATGGCTAATGCCCGTTCCGCCCGTTGTAATGATTCCATCAATATCGTCGTTTTCGAACCAATGGACGAGCGCTGCAGCAATCTGATGTGGATCATCCCGGCAAATTCGGGTTTCCGCGACTAGATGTCCAGCCTCCTCCAACTTCCGGCGGATGACCATTCCGCTTGTATCCTCTTCCGGTATCCGCGTATCGCTGATCGTCAAAACACAAACCGACAATGACCGCTCCCGATCCAACTCCTCCAAATGTGACAATGACCGCTCCCCCTATTCAACCAAATAATTGATGGTACAGTTTCCGGCCCGTTCTTATATCTCGCAAGCCGTGAATGAGTAGCCTGCCGTTTCCGAATAACACGCAACGGTATTCGTCTGCATGGAATTGGATGAAAAACGGCGTCTTCTTATACGCTTCTCCCAGACGGATGGCCACCCGCTCCCCGTCTTCAATCGTCAAAGTACGGCCCTCCTCCGGTACGATCTGCACCGTATCCCGGCCGCATAAGACGGCATAGCCGGTCCCTTCCGTCCGTTCGAGAGCGGGATACGTGGGTGCCTTTCCACAAGTTTCGCATTGTTCGTGCCGGATCCGGGAAATCCCCGCCTCCACATATGTATTGTTCCAAATGTCAAAATGCAGCACTTTCTTTCGCATGGCCGCTTCGTTTCCCGTCAGCCATTTCAGCGCCTCCGCACTCTGATGGGCTGCTGCAATTTGAGCGGCCGGGGCGATGATTCCAGCCGTATCGCAAGTTTCATTCACCGCTGGAAGGACGGGCAATAGACAGCGAAAACAGGCGGAGCGTCCCGGAATGAACGGAAAAACGACGCCTGTACTCCCGACACATGCCCCGTAAATCCAAGGAATCCCCTTTTTCCATGCCATATCGTTCAGCAATAGCCGGGTCTCGAAATTATCTGTTGCATCTAACAGAATATCGACATCGGGGGCCAACCGTTCCAGGAGCGGTCCATCGATATGGTCAAGTACCGTCACAATTTCTACATCGGCCCGGATTTGGCGCAACCGCTTTTCGGCAGCCACCACTTTCGGGACTCCGCCCTCCGCATCGTTTTCCGTGAAGAGCTGCTGTCTCTGCAAATTGGTCGCTTCGACATAATCACGGTCGGCAATGGTCAATTTCCCGATACCCGCACGCACCAACGTTTCCGCAATCGACGATCCGAGAGCACCGCAACCGACCAGAAACGCATGCGCCTCCGCCAACTTCGCCTGCCCGGCATGCCCGATCGGTTTGAATAAAGTCTGCCTTGAATAACGATCGTCCACTTCTTCGCCTCCTTTCCAAAAGGCTTTTTCTCTATTATATAAATTACCATTGAACATAGCTTTGAAAACACGTCGAGGGCGACCGATCATTCCGATCGATTGCCCTCTTCCTGGCGTGGTGTAATGTCGTTGAACGTCCCGACGTATCGGACCGTATCCCCGGAGCCATCTTTCACGGCAGCGATGGTGAGCAATTCCAAATACTCTTTTCCGTCTTTCCGTTTATTCCATAATTGGCCTTGCCATCTGCCCTCTTCTCCAAGCATCTCCCACATATCTTTGTAAAAATCCGGGGATTGCCTGCCGGAGCTGAGCATATTCGGATTCTTGCCGAGCGCCTCTTCTTCCGTGAACCCTGTCAATCGGGTGAAGGCAGGATTGACTGCTTTGATCTGTCCTGTTGTATCCGTCACCAGAATTCCTTGGGCTGTCGAATTGAACACTTCGTTTTGCAATGACAGACGATCCATATAATACAGCCAGATGACCATGATAAGACTAGCCAAGGCGACTTGCGAGAATGCCATGAAGCCGATCGAATAGGAGCCGGTCATGGAATGGATGGTCGCCAGAAGCAGCGGAGGGAAAAAGCCACCAAGTCCTCCCATCATCGAAACGATCCCGTTCGCCGTTCCCGCTTGTTTGTTGAAATACATCGGCACCAATTTGAAGATGACCCCGTTTCCGAGACCCGCACAGATGGCGATGATCATACTCCCCACCGTGTAAAGTCCGATGGATGGAGAAAAAGCGAGGATCACTGCCGCAAATGTAAATCCTGCAAACACGCCCATGAGCAGAAACAACGGTTGGAATTTATCCGCAAGCCAGCCGCCGACTGGACGGATGAACGTGGCGACGGCAATGAAACCTGCTGTCCGCATTCCGGCGTCCACCTTCTCCAAGCCGAAATACGTCACGAGGAAATTCGGCAGGAAGACCGTAAAGGCGACGAAGGAACCGAATGTGATGAAATAGAATAACGAGAAAAACCAAAGTTTCTCATTTTTATAGACACCTTTGATCTGCTCGACAAGCGATGTTTTCACTTTCGCTTCTTTCCGGTCCCCGAACAGGAAGTTCAACACGGCGAACACGAGCAGTAAAATCAGATAGAATTTAACGGTCGTCGACCAGCCAAACTTCGTAGCTAGAACAGGAGCGGCAAATGTGGAAATCGCCGTCCCGACGTTCCCCATCCCGTAGATCCCATTGACGAGCCCATGCTTCTCCTTCGGAAAATATTTCGGCAAGGAGGTGACCCCGACGGAGAAGACCGCTCCCCCGATCCCGAGGAAGGTTCCGCCAATGATCAGACCGGCGACCGAAGACGTTTCACTTATGTAGTACACCGGAAAAAGAAGCAAGATGAAACTTACGAGAAAGATGATCCGCGCTCCGAAGATATTCGCATAATAACCGAGTGGAATTCGTAAGATCGATCCGAGGACGACCGGAATCGCTGTCACGATGGCCAGCCGTTCAGCCGGAATTGTGATATCTTCCGTGATGAATGGCAACAAGGAGGATATGAGCACCCATACCATGAAGCCGACGACCAAGTTTGCTGTTTGTAGAGGCAATTGCATTTTCCTGATCATTCAAATCATTCCCATCCTGAAATTTTGAATGAAGCATTCGATTCATTGCTTCTTTGATTTCCCCTTCCTGAACTGGAAGAAACATGAATCATACGAGAGGGGTATATAATTCC is drawn from Sporosarcina sp. FSL W7-1349 and contains these coding sequences:
- a CDS encoding ThiF family adenylyltransferase encodes the protein MDDRYSRQTLFKPIGHAGQAKLAEAHAFLVGCGALGSSIAETLVRAGIGKLTIADRDYVEATNLQRQQLFTENDAEGGVPKVVAAEKRLRQIRADVEIVTVLDHIDGPLLERLAPDVDILLDATDNFETRLLLNDMAWKKGIPWIYGACVGSTGVVFPFIPGRSACFRCLLPVLPAVNETCDTAGIIAPAAQIAAAHQSAEALKWLTGNEAAMRKKVLHFDIWNNTYVEAGISRIRHEQCETCGKAPTYPALERTEGTGYAVLCGRDTVQIVPEEGRTLTIEDGERVAIRLGEAYKKTPFFIQFHADEYRCVLFGNGRLLIHGLRDIRTGRKLYHQLFG
- a CDS encoding MogA/MoaB family molybdenum cofactor biosynthesis protein encodes the protein MSHLEELDRERSLSVCVLTISDTRIPEEDTSGMVIRRKLEEAGHLVAETRICRDDPHQIAAALVHWFENDDIDGIITTGGTGISHRDVTIETVSPFFTKTLDGFGELFRYVSYTEDVGSKALLSRATAGTVQNQAVFVLPGSSKAVALAMEKLILPEIHHIVHELKKHLTE
- a CDS encoding nitrate/nitrite transporter; translated protein: MIRKMQLPLQTANLVVGFMVWVLISSLLPFITEDITIPAERLAIVTAIPVVLGSILRIPLGYYANIFGARIIFLVSFILLLFPVYYISETSSVAGLIIGGTFLGIGGAVFSVGVTSLPKYFPKEKHGLVNGIYGMGNVGTAISTFAAPVLATKFGWSTTVKFYLILLLVFAVLNFLFGDRKEAKVKTSLVEQIKGVYKNEKLWFFSLFYFITFGSFVAFTVFLPNFLVTYFGLEKVDAGMRTAGFIAVATFIRPVGGWLADKFQPLFLLMGVFAGFTFAAVILAFSPSIGLYTVGSMIIAICAGLGNGVIFKLVPMYFNKQAGTANGIVSMMGGLGGFFPPLLLATIHSMTGSYSIGFMAFSQVALASLIMVIWLYYMDRLSLQNEVFNSTAQGILVTDTTGQIKAVNPAFTRLTGFTEEEALGKNPNMLSSGRQSPDFYKDMWEMLGEEGRWQGQLWNKRKDGKEYLELLTIAAVKDGSGDTVRYVGTFNDITPRQEEGNRSE
- the moaC gene encoding cyclic pyranopterin monophosphate synthase MoaC, coding for MSELTHFNEQGRAKMVDVSDKAVTARTAIAKSSIIVNETIHSQITEGTNKKGDVFAVAQVAAIMAAKNTANIIPMCHPLPLTGIDVRFDWKIDEDAKHFEVLIQAEVKTKGLTGVEMEALTAASVAALTIYDMCKAAGKEMIIGPTMLLKKTGGKNGDFQREG